Proteins co-encoded in one Cytophagia bacterium CHB2 genomic window:
- a CDS encoding glycogen/starch/alpha-glucan phosphorylase, protein MNNPSITTKRKTKKRAAPLAKLSPATNPLKGKTVEDLENSFVEHLEFSLAKDQFSATPHDCFKALALSARDRLFERWIVTQQSYYQQDAKRVYYLSLEFLMGRLLGGALINLDLYGNTYKAMEELGFDLEELRDMEPDAGLGNGGLGRLAACFMDSLATLQLPAYGYGIRYEYGIFCQKIVNGRQMEAPDNWLRYGNPWEIERPEYTYPVKFYGHVREYTDADGKLRHDWIETDDVIAMAYDTPIPGFRNNTVNNLRLWSAKSSEAFNLDYFNHGDYERAVADQIDSETISKLLYPRDDFSAGKELRLKQQYFLVSATLQDIIRRFKKGHQNNFEVFPDKVAVQLNDTHPALAIPELLRLLLDREGLGWEQAWEICVRAFGYTNHTVLPEALERWNVPLVERLLPRHLQIIYEINRRFLDKVAVRFPNDNDRLRRMSLIEESDPKRVRMSNLAIAGSHSVNGVAALHSEIIKQQVFRDFYELWPEKFNNKTNGITPRRWLMLCNWELAQLITDNIGEGWKSDLFELKKLEALSENEAFQIRWREVKQNNKHRLADIIQACCGVKVNPASLFDCHVKRIHEYKRQLLNVLHVVTLYHRLKANPRQSWTPRTVIFAGKAAPGYVMAKRIIHLINAVAEKINQDAEIGDNLKVVFVPDYSVTLAQKIIPAADLSEQISTAGMEASGTGNMKFALNGALTIGTLDGANIEIMEEVGRENIFIFGLTAAEVQQTRQSGYDPRRLYQNNAELKQALDMISSGYFSPAEPGLFRDIVSSLLDRGDFYMVLADYAAYVACQASVSAEYQQQAGWTRKTIINAANMGKFSSDRTIKEYAEEIWQVRPAPITL, encoded by the coding sequence ATGAACAATCCCTCCATAACAACGAAGCGCAAAACTAAAAAGCGCGCCGCGCCGCTGGCCAAGCTCTCGCCGGCGACCAATCCCTTGAAAGGCAAAACCGTTGAGGATTTGGAAAATTCTTTCGTCGAACATTTGGAATTTTCTCTGGCGAAAGACCAGTTCTCTGCGACGCCGCACGATTGCTTCAAAGCACTGGCTTTGAGTGCGCGCGATCGCTTGTTTGAGCGTTGGATCGTCACCCAGCAATCCTATTATCAACAAGACGCCAAACGCGTGTATTACCTGTCTCTGGAATTCTTGATGGGACGCCTGCTAGGCGGCGCGCTGATCAATCTCGATCTTTATGGCAATACCTACAAGGCAATGGAAGAGTTGGGATTCGATCTGGAAGAATTGCGCGACATGGAACCTGACGCCGGGCTTGGCAATGGCGGCCTCGGGCGGCTCGCCGCTTGTTTCATGGATTCGCTGGCGACGCTGCAATTGCCGGCTTACGGTTATGGGATTCGCTACGAATATGGCATCTTTTGCCAAAAAATTGTGAACGGGCGGCAAATGGAAGCGCCGGATAATTGGCTGCGCTACGGCAATCCCTGGGAGATCGAGCGTCCGGAATACACCTACCCCGTCAAGTTCTACGGCCATGTGCGGGAATACACCGATGCGGACGGCAAGCTGCGCCACGATTGGATTGAAACCGATGACGTCATTGCGATGGCTTATGACACGCCGATTCCGGGGTTTCGCAACAACACCGTTAACAATTTGCGCTTGTGGAGCGCCAAATCCAGCGAGGCGTTCAATCTCGATTATTTCAATCATGGCGATTACGAACGCGCGGTTGCCGATCAAATTGACTCCGAAACAATTTCGAAGCTGCTTTATCCGCGCGATGATTTTTCAGCGGGAAAAGAACTGCGCTTGAAGCAGCAATATTTTTTGGTTTCTGCGACGCTGCAAGACATCATTCGCCGGTTCAAGAAAGGCCATCAAAATAATTTTGAAGTATTTCCGGACAAGGTGGCGGTTCAGCTCAATGACACACATCCGGCGCTGGCCATTCCAGAATTGCTGCGGCTGTTGCTGGATCGCGAAGGGCTGGGCTGGGAGCAGGCGTGGGAGATTTGCGTACGCGCGTTTGGTTACACCAATCACACCGTTCTGCCGGAGGCGCTGGAGCGTTGGAATGTGCCCCTTGTCGAGCGCCTGCTGCCCCGGCATTTGCAAATCATTTATGAGATCAATCGCCGTTTCTTGGACAAAGTCGCCGTTCGTTTCCCCAACGACAATGATCGTTTGCGCCGCATGTCGCTCATCGAAGAAAGCGATCCGAAACGCGTGCGCATGTCCAATCTGGCCATCGCCGGCAGCCATTCGGTGAACGGTGTGGCGGCGCTGCATTCCGAAATTATCAAGCAACAAGTTTTCAGGGATTTTTATGAGTTGTGGCCGGAGAAATTCAACAACAAAACCAACGGTATCACCCCGCGCCGCTGGCTTATGCTCTGCAATTGGGAGTTGGCGCAGTTGATCACCGACAATATTGGTGAAGGCTGGAAAAGCGATTTATTCGAGTTGAAAAAGCTGGAGGCGTTAAGCGAGAATGAAGCTTTTCAAATCCGCTGGCGAGAGGTGAAGCAAAACAACAAACATCGCCTGGCAGACATTATTCAAGCATGTTGTGGTGTGAAAGTCAATCCGGCTTCGCTGTTCGATTGTCACGTAAAACGCATTCATGAATACAAACGCCAATTGCTGAACGTGCTGCACGTCGTCACGCTGTATCATCGCCTCAAAGCGAACCCGCGGCAGAGCTGGACGCCGCGCACGGTGATTTTTGCCGGCAAAGCGGCGCCGGGTTATGTCATGGCGAAACGCATTATTCACCTGATCAATGCTGTTGCGGAAAAGATCAATCAGGATGCGGAGATCGGCGACAATCTAAAAGTGGTGTTCGTGCCGGATTATTCCGTGACGCTGGCGCAGAAAATTATTCCGGCGGCGGATCTTTCCGAGCAGATTTCCACGGCGGGCATGGAAGCCTCCGGCACCGGCAACATGAAGTTTGCGCTCAACGGCGCGCTCACCATCGGCACGCTGGATGGTGCAAACATCGAAATCATGGAAGAAGTGGGCCGCGAGAATATTTTCATTTTCGGCTTGACGGCGGCGGAGGTGCAGCAAACACGGCAATCCGGCTACGATCCGCGCCGCCTTTATCAAAACAATGCCGAATTGAAGCAGGCCCTGGATATGATCAGCAGCGGTTATTTCTCCCCGGCGGAGCCTGGGCTGTTTCGGGATATCGTCAGCAGCTTGCTGGATCGCGGTGATTTTTACATGGTGCTGGCAGATTATGCCGCTTATGTTGCGTGTCAGGCGAGTGTCAGTGCGGAATATCAACAGCAAGCGGGGTGGACGCGCAAAACCATTATCAATGCCGCCAACATGGGCAAGTTTTCCAGCGACCGCACCATCAAGGAATACGCGGAAGAGATTTGGCAAGTACGGCCGGCGCCCATCACGCTTTGA